A genomic segment from Candidatus Neomarinimicrobiota bacterium encodes:
- a CDS encoding ABC transporter ATP-binding protein, whose product MSDSANNVILLTRDLRKTYFSSGGEVEVLRGVSIGVSRGEIVAIVGPSGVGKSTLLNLIGALDRPSSGEVLINGEDLFSKNDDELAEFRNSTIGFIFQFHHLLPELSAFENVMLPALLAGKPKEMIHERTTSLLNDVGLSKRGSHKPSELSGGERQRVAIARAIVNDPKLILADEPTGNLDRENAEEMYELIWKLREENQQTFLIVTHNEELANKTDRIIRLVDGYIKE is encoded by the coding sequence ATGAGTGACAGCGCAAACAACGTCATACTGTTGACCAGGGATCTAAGAAAAACTTATTTTTCTTCCGGAGGCGAAGTGGAGGTGCTGAGGGGAGTTTCCATCGGAGTTTCCAGGGGCGAAATTGTAGCTATAGTCGGACCGTCGGGAGTTGGAAAGAGTACTCTGCTGAATCTAATCGGCGCGCTCGATAGACCGTCATCGGGAGAAGTTTTAATTAATGGCGAAGATCTCTTTTCGAAAAATGATGATGAGCTCGCCGAATTTCGAAATTCCACTATCGGATTTATATTCCAGTTTCACCACCTTCTTCCGGAACTCTCTGCATTCGAGAACGTGATGCTTCCGGCACTATTAGCCGGCAAGCCGAAAGAGATGATCCACGAGCGGACGACGAGCCTTTTGAACGACGTCGGGCTCTCCAAAAGGGGATCGCACAAACCTTCAGAACTTTCCGGAGGAGAGCGGCAGCGCGTCGCCATTGCGCGCGCAATAGTAAATGATCCCAAGCTGATACTTGCCGATGAACCCACAGGAAATCTCGACAGAGAGAACGCCGAAGAGATGTATGAGTTAATCTGGAAACTGAGGGAAGAAAATCAGCAAACCTTCTTGATAGTGACGCATAATGAAGAACTCGCAAATAAAACGGATAGAATTATTCGTCTGGTAGATGGATATATTAAAGAATAA